Proteins encoded together in one Mycobacterium sp. MS1601 window:
- a CDS encoding zinc-dependent alcohol dehydrogenase family protein, producing the protein MHALVYHGPGRRSWEEVPDPVIQRATDAVVRVDAVTICGTDLHILKGDVPEVQPGRVLGHEAVGTVTEIGAAVENLAVGDRVLVSCISACGSCRYCRDGHYGQCLGGGGWILGHLIDGTQAEFVRVPFADNSTHKIPPGVSDEQMVMLADILPTSYEVGVLNGTVRPGDVVAIIGAGPIGLAAILTSRLYSPAHVVVIDVAAARLDAALKLGADIVVDATAQDARSVIDGLTAGLGADVAMEAVGVPETFEQAVRLVRPNGHVANIGVHGAPGTLHLEDIWSKNLTITTGLVDTHSTPTLVGLVAAHQIDTTPMITHRFGFDEFDLAYDVFSQSADTGALKVLLAPTHHAEG; encoded by the coding sequence ATGCACGCACTCGTCTATCACGGTCCCGGCCGGCGGTCCTGGGAAGAGGTACCCGACCCGGTGATCCAACGCGCCACCGACGCTGTTGTCCGCGTGGATGCCGTCACCATCTGCGGAACCGACCTGCACATCCTCAAAGGAGACGTTCCCGAGGTGCAGCCGGGTCGGGTGCTCGGTCACGAGGCGGTGGGCACCGTGACCGAAATCGGAGCAGCGGTGGAGAATCTGGCCGTGGGTGACCGTGTGCTGGTGTCCTGCATCAGTGCCTGCGGCAGCTGCCGCTATTGCCGCGACGGTCACTACGGCCAGTGTCTCGGCGGCGGCGGCTGGATCCTCGGCCACCTGATCGACGGAACCCAGGCGGAGTTCGTCCGTGTTCCGTTCGCCGACAACAGCACTCACAAGATCCCGCCAGGAGTCAGCGACGAACAGATGGTCATGCTCGCCGATATCCTGCCCACGTCCTACGAGGTGGGAGTGCTCAACGGTACGGTCCGCCCCGGCGACGTGGTGGCGATCATCGGAGCAGGCCCCATCGGACTGGCAGCCATCCTCACCTCCCGCCTGTACAGCCCCGCACATGTCGTGGTGATCGACGTCGCCGCAGCACGTTTGGACGCTGCCCTCAAGCTGGGCGCCGACATCGTCGTCGATGCCACGGCACAGGATGCCCGCTCGGTCATCGACGGTCTCACCGCCGGTCTCGGCGCCGACGTCGCGATGGAAGCCGTCGGCGTCCCTGAGACCTTCGAACAAGCGGTGCGGCTGGTTCGCCCGAACGGCCACGTCGCAAATATCGGCGTGCACGGAGCACCGGGCACCCTGCACCTGGAGGACATCTGGAGCAAGAATCTGACCATCACCACCGGGCTGGTCGACACACACTCGACGCCGACGTTGGTCGGGCTGGTAGCAGCACACCAGATTGACACCACCCCGATGATCACCCATCGGTTCGGCTTCGACGAGTTCGACCTCGCCTATGACGTGTTCAGCCAGTCAGCCGACACCGGTGCGTTGAAGGTGCTGCTGGCCCCCACGCACCACGCCGAAGGCTGA
- a CDS encoding bifunctional aminoglycoside phosphotransferase/ATP-binding protein, whose product MTRPPVVSATVSAATGSADVEVRETHTGIVVLVGDRAYKSKKAVVTDFLDFRTRETRERACAREVDLNRRLAPTSYLGVGHFHTPDGAAPEPVVVMKRYSEDIRLRPMLERGEPTERHLTALARTLARFHAGAARSPVIDNCASVTGIAGRWQENLSALDRFAGELVTAEQICELRRLAMRFLAGRAPLFASRVAEHRVIDGHGDLTTDDIFCTEDGPVPLDCLEFDDQLRYVDGIDDAAFLAMDLEFLGRPELAALFLDSYRRAAADPAPTTLAHFYIAYRAVVRAKVDCIKVTQGQRAARADVYRHIDVAQRHLRSGTVRLVLIGGGPGTGKSTLASALRDVLGAQVISTDLVRRELQHRGRITGEVGDVDRGLYDPANVSAVYAEVLERAGQALGLGRSVILDGTWRDARQRRRAFDLAQRASAALVQLCCTTNLSEAQSRLTARGPTDSDATARVAEQITNQPWPGAHVVDTGRPVAESVTHAQSICSAAF is encoded by the coding sequence ATGACCAGGCCGCCAGTCGTCAGCGCAACAGTCAGCGCGGCAACCGGGTCGGCCGACGTCGAGGTGCGCGAGACGCACACCGGCATCGTCGTTCTCGTGGGCGATCGCGCCTACAAGTCGAAGAAGGCAGTGGTCACCGACTTCCTCGATTTCCGCACGCGGGAGACACGTGAGCGGGCGTGCGCCCGAGAGGTGGACCTCAACCGTCGGCTCGCCCCCACCAGCTACCTCGGCGTAGGGCACTTTCACACTCCCGACGGCGCAGCCCCGGAACCGGTGGTGGTGATGAAACGCTACTCCGAGGATATTCGGTTGCGCCCCATGCTGGAACGCGGCGAGCCCACCGAACGTCATCTCACCGCGCTGGCACGAACACTGGCTCGGTTCCACGCCGGCGCGGCGCGTTCACCGGTGATCGACAACTGTGCGTCGGTCACGGGCATCGCCGGACGCTGGCAGGAGAACCTGTCAGCCCTGGACCGCTTTGCCGGAGAACTCGTCACGGCAGAGCAGATCTGCGAACTGCGGCGACTCGCCATGAGGTTCCTGGCCGGACGGGCCCCCCTGTTCGCATCTCGTGTTGCGGAGCATCGGGTGATCGACGGACACGGCGACCTGACGACCGACGACATCTTCTGCACCGAGGACGGTCCGGTACCGCTGGACTGCCTGGAGTTCGATGACCAGTTGCGTTATGTCGACGGCATCGACGACGCCGCGTTTCTGGCGATGGACCTGGAGTTCCTCGGCCGGCCCGAGTTGGCTGCGCTGTTTCTCGACAGCTACCGCCGCGCAGCCGCCGACCCGGCCCCCACAACACTGGCCCACTTCTACATCGCCTACCGAGCAGTGGTCCGCGCGAAAGTGGACTGCATCAAAGTCACCCAGGGTCAGCGCGCTGCCCGCGCCGACGTGTATCGGCATATCGATGTCGCTCAGAGGCATCTTCGATCGGGCACCGTGAGACTCGTGCTCATCGGTGGTGGTCCCGGCACCGGCAAGTCCACCTTGGCCTCCGCATTACGCGATGTGCTGGGCGCCCAGGTGATCTCGACCGACCTGGTGCGGCGAGAACTCCAACACCGGGGCCGCATCACCGGCGAAGTGGGCGATGTGGATCGGGGACTCTATGATCCCGCCAATGTCTCGGCCGTCTACGCCGAAGTCCTCGAGCGTGCAGGCCAAGCTCTGGGGCTGGGGAGATCTGTGATCCTCGACGGGACCTGGCGCGATGCCCGGCAGCGGCGCAGAGCCTTCGACCTCGCCCAACGCGCATCCGCGGCACTGGTTCAACTGTGTTGCACGACCAACCTTTCCGAGGCCCAGTCGAGACTCACCGCACGCGGGCCGACAGACTCCGATGCGACAGCTCGTGTCGCCGAGCAGATCACCAACCAACCTTGGCCTGGTGCGCACGTTGTCGATACGGGACGCCCAGTGGCCGAATCAGTGACCCACGCTCAGAGCATCTGCTCTGCGGCTTTCTGA
- a CDS encoding universal stress protein codes for MKDHSIPSPAVVVGIDGSRSALAAALWAVDEALDRDVPLRLLYAVAPRPVPMNADVAARDLATAEIAIREAFMAVESLDKPVKIEVEIVQDDPIHALLNASRSATMLCVGDLGIGRSTGRHYGSVAAAVSRSTHCPVAVIRRDDADHRGCVIAEVDESTSFAAVLDLAVSEARMRKCPLRVLTGSQPRFTDVADAPDAAEATRDAQTRLDKQLDWWRRRYPDLDAVAVATRGSTLNYLAQQDDSIQLLVVGPGNGHRRPEAAKADAHSALRDGRCSVLISGRHGAL; via the coding sequence GTGAAGGATCATTCGATACCTTCACCCGCCGTTGTGGTGGGCATCGACGGTTCACGCTCGGCGTTGGCGGCCGCGCTGTGGGCGGTGGACGAGGCGCTGGATCGTGACGTTCCGCTGCGGCTGCTGTATGCCGTCGCGCCTCGCCCGGTCCCGATGAACGCCGATGTGGCTGCGCGCGACCTGGCTACCGCGGAGATCGCGATCCGCGAGGCGTTCATGGCCGTCGAGTCTCTCGACAAGCCGGTCAAGATCGAGGTGGAAATCGTTCAGGATGATCCGATTCACGCTCTGTTGAATGCATCTCGATCGGCAACGATGCTGTGCGTCGGAGATCTCGGCATTGGGCGATCCACCGGACGGCATTACGGTTCTGTCGCCGCAGCGGTGTCGCGATCGACGCACTGCCCCGTGGCCGTCATCCGGCGAGACGACGCCGATCACCGCGGATGCGTGATTGCCGAAGTTGACGAATCCACGTCCTTCGCGGCAGTTTTGGACTTGGCCGTGAGCGAGGCGCGGATGCGGAAGTGCCCGTTGCGTGTTCTCACCGGGTCGCAACCCCGCTTCACCGACGTCGCCGATGCTCCAGATGCGGCCGAAGCCACCAGAGACGCCCAGACCCGACTCGACAAGCAACTCGACTGGTGGCGGCGACGCTACCCGGACCTCGACGCCGTGGCGGTCGCCACCCGCGGTTCCACATTGAACTACCTGGCTCAGCAAGACGATTCAATTCAATTGCTGGTAGTCGGGCCGGGGAATGGCCACCGACGGCCGGAAGCTGCGAAAGCCGATGCGCACAGTGCTTTGCGAGATGGCCGATGTTCGGTTCTCATCTCTGGTCGCCATGGCGCGCTGTGA
- the dosR gene encoding hypoxia response regulator transcription factor DosR/DevR: MVTVFLVDDHEVVRRGLVDLLSMEPDLEVIGQAGSVSEALRRIPALKPDVAVLDVRLPDGNGIELCRELLSRMPNLHCLMLTSFTSDEAMLDAILAGASGYVVKDIKGMELAHAVKEVGAGKSLLDTRAAAALMAKLRGAAEQADPLSGLSDQERVLLDLLGEGLTNKQIAARMFLAEKTVKNYVSRLLTKLGMERRTQAAVFVSKLHRDDGPDYT, encoded by the coding sequence ATGGTGACCGTATTCCTTGTCGACGATCACGAAGTGGTGCGACGCGGACTCGTCGATCTCCTCAGCATGGAGCCCGACCTCGAAGTGATCGGACAGGCCGGCTCGGTGTCCGAAGCGCTGAGGCGGATTCCGGCACTCAAACCTGATGTTGCCGTGCTCGATGTGCGACTGCCCGACGGCAACGGTATCGAGTTGTGCCGCGAGCTGTTGTCGCGGATGCCGAATCTGCATTGCCTGATGCTGACATCGTTCACCTCCGACGAGGCGATGCTGGATGCGATCCTGGCGGGTGCCAGCGGATATGTGGTCAAGGACATCAAGGGTATGGAGCTGGCACATGCGGTCAAGGAGGTCGGCGCCGGGAAATCCTTGCTCGACACCAGGGCCGCCGCGGCCCTGATGGCCAAGTTGCGCGGAGCCGCCGAGCAGGCGGACCCACTGTCCGGGCTCAGCGATCAGGAGCGGGTGTTGCTCGACCTGCTCGGTGAAGGCTTGACCAACAAGCAGATTGCTGCCCGGATGTTCCTCGCCGAGAAGACGGTGAAGAACTACGTGTCCCGGCTGCTCACGAAACTCGGAATGGAGCGGCGCACCCAAGCCGCGGTATTCGTATCCAAACTGCACCGCGACGATGGGCCGGACTACACCTGA
- a CDS encoding sensor histidine kinase translates to MAATLSQLRLRELLGEVRDRIDEIAESRDRLDGLVDAMLTVTSGLDLDATLRTIVHTAIELIDARFGALGVRGHDHELVEFIYEGIGEDTRRMIGPLPQGQGVLGALISDPRPIRLTNIGDHPASVGFPAHHPPMRTFLGVPIRIRDEVFGNLYLTEKASGQPFSEDDEVLTQALAAAAGIAIDNARLFEQSRSRLAWIGATRDIATQLLGGADPAGVFRLVADEALKLTNADVVLVAIPADPEAPAADVTELVVVEAVGDVRRDVTTAPPIPVDGTVFGQVYRERAPRLVDAEQVTTDVFEAEGPVLLLPMRTTETVAGVAAIMRGPDTAPFSAEQLDMAASFVDQAALAWQLANSQLRIRELDVLSDRDRIARDLHDHVIQRLFGVGLALQGTIARTRSQEAQRRLADCVDDLQNVIQEIRTTIFDLHGGSAEVTRLRQRLDEAVAQFADADLRTVVQYTGPLSVLDVTLAEHAEAVIREAVSNAARHARATELSVSVKVADDLVIEVVDNGVGVPALETLTESGLGNLRRRAEMCGGTFSISAGSGGGTVLRWSAPLP, encoded by the coding sequence ATGGCAGCGACTCTGTCGCAGCTGCGGCTGCGGGAACTGTTGGGCGAAGTGCGCGATCGCATCGACGAGATCGCCGAGAGCCGGGACCGACTCGACGGACTCGTCGACGCCATGCTGACGGTGACATCGGGTCTGGACCTCGACGCAACCTTGCGGACCATCGTCCACACCGCCATCGAACTGATCGACGCCCGATTCGGAGCGCTGGGAGTGCGGGGCCACGACCACGAACTCGTGGAGTTCATCTACGAGGGAATCGGCGAGGATACCCGACGGATGATCGGGCCGCTGCCACAGGGACAGGGCGTCCTCGGCGCCCTCATCAGCGATCCTCGGCCCATCCGGCTCACCAACATCGGTGACCACCCGGCCTCCGTCGGCTTCCCCGCCCATCATCCGCCTATGAGGACTTTCCTGGGCGTTCCGATCCGCATACGGGATGAGGTCTTCGGCAACCTGTACTTGACCGAGAAGGCTTCCGGTCAGCCGTTCAGCGAGGACGACGAGGTGCTCACGCAAGCACTGGCTGCGGCGGCCGGTATCGCGATCGACAACGCGCGCCTGTTCGAACAGTCGCGCAGCCGCCTGGCATGGATCGGGGCCACCCGTGACATCGCCACGCAGTTGCTCGGTGGCGCCGATCCCGCCGGGGTGTTTCGCTTGGTGGCCGACGAGGCACTCAAACTGACCAACGCCGACGTCGTTCTGGTGGCCATACCTGCCGACCCGGAGGCGCCCGCGGCCGACGTCACCGAACTCGTGGTGGTGGAGGCGGTGGGCGACGTGCGTCGTGACGTCACCACTGCGCCCCCCATCCCTGTCGACGGGACTGTCTTCGGCCAGGTATATCGAGAGCGCGCACCACGACTCGTCGACGCGGAACAGGTTACGACGGACGTGTTCGAGGCGGAGGGGCCCGTGCTGTTGCTCCCGATGCGCACCACTGAGACCGTCGCCGGGGTGGCCGCAATCATGCGAGGGCCGGATACCGCCCCGTTCTCAGCAGAACAGCTCGACATGGCAGCCTCGTTCGTCGACCAGGCAGCATTGGCATGGCAACTGGCCAATTCACAGCTCCGGATCCGCGAACTCGACGTGTTGTCCGATCGCGACCGTATTGCCCGGGACCTCCATGACCATGTGATCCAACGCTTGTTCGGGGTCGGGCTCGCTCTGCAGGGCACGATTGCGCGCACCCGTTCTCAGGAAGCCCAGCGTCGCCTCGCCGACTGTGTCGACGACCTGCAAAACGTGATCCAGGAAATTCGCACCACCATCTTCGACCTGCACGGTGGATCGGCGGAGGTGACGCGGCTCCGGCAGCGGCTCGATGAGGCCGTCGCCCAATTCGCCGATGCGGACCTTCGTACGGTTGTCCAGTACACCGGTCCGCTGTCGGTGCTCGATGTCACGCTGGCAGAGCATGCCGAGGCCGTCATCCGTGAGGCCGTCAGCAACGCGGCGCGGCACGCCCGCGCGACCGAGTTGTCCGTTTCGGTGAAGGTCGCAGATGACCTGGTGATCGAGGTCGTCGACAACGGCGTTGGTGTGCCCGCATTGGAAACACTGACCGAGAGTGGCCTAGGCAACCTTCGTCGTCGAGCCGAGATGTGCGGCGGCACGTTCTCGATCTCGGCAGGCAGTGGCGGTGGCACCGTGTTGCGGTGGTCTGCGCCGTTGCCGTGA
- a CDS encoding carboxymuconolactone decarboxylase family protein has translation MNSRRPSHHVLDTLWPEYRALRQLNPTVHQALDELREQVMLEGALTVKDKELIALAIAVVQGGDAVIAANARNAVAAGVTEAEAAEAIGVAVMMQSELATMNGARAVSAFSEFEKAVTRE, from the coding sequence ATGAACAGCCGCCGGCCCTCACACCATGTTCTCGACACCCTGTGGCCCGAGTACCGGGCACTGCGACAGCTGAACCCCACGGTCCATCAGGCGCTCGACGAACTACGCGAGCAGGTGATGCTCGAGGGGGCTCTCACGGTGAAGGACAAGGAACTGATTGCGCTGGCCATCGCAGTGGTGCAGGGTGGCGACGCAGTGATCGCGGCGAATGCCAGGAATGCCGTTGCGGCGGGCGTGACCGAAGCAGAGGCTGCCGAGGCGATTGGTGTCGCTGTGATGATGCAGAGCGAACTCGCCACCATGAACGGCGCACGTGCTGTCAGCGCCTTCTCGGAATTCGAGAAGGCCGTGACCCGCGAATGA
- a CDS encoding Acg family FMN-binding oxidoreductase: MNVHFPDHATVTAALEMANRAPSLHNSQPWQWRVGLRSIHLHAQPSRQLPHTDPDGRDLLVSCGATLHHCQIAFAALGWRAVVHRLPDPGQHHHLAAIELHRALPSNAEIALAAAIQQRYTDRRSYAATTVRAADIALMGARAARVGVTMRRMEPTTEFRALLAQAVWAHAGDSDYLDELAAWSGRHAADDGVPARNVPPSNPRAAIPGRLFADPQLSSGDGEDSTRDSGVLLALGTAEDDTMARLRAGEATSAVLLTATSQGLVSCLISEPLEVAETRQGVRQWAFDDREYPQMMIRVGWLPAGLRRLPPTPRRPLSDVVVRLDGGAFVHR; this comes from the coding sequence ATGAACGTCCATTTTCCCGACCACGCCACCGTGACCGCTGCCCTGGAGATGGCGAATCGCGCGCCATCGCTGCACAATTCACAACCCTGGCAGTGGCGAGTGGGATTGCGCAGCATCCATCTTCACGCGCAACCGTCGCGACAGCTACCCCATACCGATCCCGACGGTCGTGACCTGCTGGTCAGCTGCGGTGCGACACTTCATCATTGCCAGATCGCGTTTGCCGCACTGGGATGGCGTGCGGTGGTGCACCGGCTACCTGACCCTGGGCAACATCACCATCTGGCTGCCATAGAGCTGCACCGTGCGCTGCCCTCCAACGCCGAGATCGCCCTGGCCGCCGCCATTCAGCAGCGCTACACCGACCGGCGTTCCTACGCCGCCACGACCGTCCGCGCAGCCGATATTGCCCTCATGGGTGCGCGCGCTGCGCGTGTCGGGGTGACGATGCGACGGATGGAACCGACTACGGAATTCCGCGCCCTTCTTGCGCAGGCGGTATGGGCGCATGCCGGCGATTCCGACTACCTCGACGAATTGGCCGCGTGGTCCGGGCGCCACGCTGCGGATGACGGTGTACCCGCGCGCAATGTGCCGCCGTCGAACCCGCGCGCCGCGATCCCCGGACGACTCTTCGCCGACCCACAGCTGAGCTCGGGGGACGGTGAGGACTCGACTCGCGACAGTGGAGTGCTGCTGGCGCTCGGAACCGCCGAGGATGACACCATGGCGCGATTGCGCGCTGGAGAGGCCACCAGCGCCGTCCTGCTCACCGCTACCTCGCAAGGGCTGGTCAGTTGCCTCATCTCCGAACCACTCGAAGTTGCCGAAACGCGACAAGGCGTGCGGCAGTGGGCATTCGACGATCGCGAGTATCCGCAGATGATGATCCGCGTCGGCTGGTTGCCGGCGGGGCTCAGACGATTGCCACCCACCCCACGACGACCGCTGTCCGATGTCGTGGTACGCCTCGACGGTGGCGCGTTCGTGCATCGCTGA
- a CDS encoding universal stress protein, whose translation MASNTAGSEIVVGYDGTRASRSALEWATREAGLCNRKITVVHVILTPEMGEWIDTAMSERYNAARQERANALLQEATALVSRTASTDRPVSVGTRVATGSVLATLVETSKDAYMIVVGRRGLGALAGVVLGSVSRGLVEHAHCPVVVVRNEEQPPPEAPVVLGVDGSPTSQAATALAFDQASRRGVDLVAVHTCSDDNVDIVDVGWADLEKLGAEVVSEQLAGWVDRYPDVSVRRIVARNSPARWIVEQADSGQLVVVGSHGRGGFAGMLLGSVSNAVVQASRVPVIVVRQC comes from the coding sequence ATGGCTTCGAACACTGCCGGAAGCGAGATCGTGGTCGGGTATGACGGCACGCGAGCATCCCGGTCGGCTCTCGAGTGGGCCACGCGTGAAGCGGGCCTGTGCAACCGCAAGATCACCGTTGTCCACGTGATCCTGACACCCGAGATGGGCGAGTGGATCGATACGGCCATGTCGGAGCGGTACAACGCCGCGCGGCAGGAGCGCGCGAACGCCCTGCTGCAGGAGGCAACTGCACTGGTATCCAGGACGGCGAGCACCGATCGTCCGGTCTCGGTCGGCACTCGGGTAGCAACCGGCTCTGTGCTGGCGACACTTGTCGAGACATCCAAGGACGCCTACATGATTGTCGTCGGCCGTCGTGGTCTGGGCGCGTTGGCTGGGGTAGTCCTGGGCTCGGTTAGTCGAGGCCTGGTCGAACACGCACACTGCCCGGTGGTCGTGGTGCGCAACGAAGAGCAGCCGCCACCCGAAGCGCCGGTGGTGCTGGGAGTGGACGGTTCGCCTACATCGCAGGCTGCCACCGCCTTGGCCTTCGACCAGGCCTCCCGGCGAGGTGTTGATCTGGTTGCCGTGCACACCTGCAGCGACGACAACGTAGACATCGTCGATGTCGGTTGGGCAGATCTGGAGAAGCTGGGAGCTGAGGTGGTTTCGGAGCAGCTGGCAGGCTGGGTCGACCGATATCCCGATGTGTCGGTTCGTCGAATCGTGGCGCGAAACAGCCCTGCGCGATGGATTGTCGAACAAGCGGATTCGGGTCAGCTCGTTGTGGTGGGAAGCCATGGTCGTGGAGGGTTCGCCGGCATGTTGCTCGGATCGGTGAGCAACGCGGTGGTGCAGGCCTCCCGAGTGCCCGTGATTGTCGTCCGGCAATGCTGA
- a CDS encoding three-helix bundle dimerization domain-containing protein, which yields MLIENVPVQPGGSSTVVFDNEIDEIITAVCAKFPACSRAEVESVVVQAYRHLADRATVTAHLIPLTLNRSVRVLRRAHPSPRCTDR from the coding sequence ATGCTGATCGAGAACGTCCCCGTTCAGCCGGGCGGTTCGTCGACGGTGGTGTTCGACAATGAGATCGACGAGATCATCACCGCGGTCTGCGCCAAATTCCCCGCATGTTCCCGCGCTGAAGTCGAGTCGGTGGTCGTGCAGGCCTACCGGCATCTGGCGGATCGGGCCACCGTGACCGCTCACTTGATTCCACTGACGTTGAACCGCAGCGTGCGGGTGCTGCGCAGAGCGCACCCGTCGCCTCGCTGCACTGATCGCTGA
- a CDS encoding SulP family inorganic anion transporter, with product MHVRPQSLFPGLMNSAPYQRRWLRGDLIAGTSVAAYLIPQALAYATLAGLSPVAGLWAALPPLLIYAALGSSRQLSVGPESTTALMTAAVVAPLAAGDDVRYASCAAVLAVLVGALCLGAALLRLGFLANLLSEPVLVGYLTGIAVMMVTSQLGRLTGSQSQGLHWPTVALSATSLAVVFALERWAPRVPGPLTAVVVSILLVGVLSLTSSGISVVGELPMEWPTVTFPVLERQDIEALVLPAVGITIVAFSDNVLTARAFAAKTGDEIDTNAELRALGACNVIVGLTQGFPVSSSGSRTALGVASGSATQLYSLVMLAVVAVAVTIGGQFIAMIPSAALGAIVVFAAIKLIDIDQFRRLARFRRSELILAVATTVSVASLGVLQGVLVAVALTVLDLLRRLARAHDSVQGFVPGLAGMHDIDDYPDARQIAGLMVYRYDAPLCFANAENFRKRALAALNTGPEPVRWFVLNAEANVDVDLTALEALDRVRAECERRGVVFAMARVKQDLRDALTAAGLLDVIGEDRLFMTLPTAVAAYERARDGNAPQ from the coding sequence ATGCACGTCCGGCCGCAATCACTCTTCCCGGGCTTGATGAATTCCGCGCCCTACCAACGCCGCTGGTTACGTGGGGATCTGATTGCCGGCACGAGTGTGGCCGCGTATCTGATACCTCAAGCGCTCGCATACGCCACCCTGGCGGGATTGAGTCCCGTTGCGGGGTTGTGGGCCGCGTTGCCTCCGCTGCTGATCTATGCCGCGCTGGGTTCGTCGAGGCAACTCTCAGTCGGCCCGGAGTCCACCACGGCGCTCATGACGGCTGCAGTGGTTGCCCCGCTGGCGGCCGGGGATGACGTCCGTTACGCCAGCTGTGCTGCGGTGCTGGCTGTGCTCGTCGGCGCGCTGTGCCTCGGCGCAGCGTTGCTCAGGCTCGGTTTCCTGGCCAACCTCCTGTCGGAACCCGTGCTCGTGGGGTATCTGACTGGTATCGCTGTGATGATGGTGACCAGTCAGCTGGGCCGTCTCACCGGTTCGCAATCACAGGGATTGCACTGGCCCACAGTGGCTCTCAGTGCCACATCTCTAGCGGTCGTGTTTGCCCTCGAGCGCTGGGCCCCGCGTGTTCCGGGTCCGCTGACGGCAGTCGTGGTATCCATACTTCTGGTGGGCGTCCTGTCGTTGACGAGTAGCGGGATTTCGGTGGTCGGTGAACTGCCCATGGAGTGGCCGACAGTGACCTTTCCGGTCCTGGAACGCCAGGACATCGAGGCTCTGGTATTGCCCGCGGTAGGTATCACCATTGTCGCCTTCTCGGACAACGTGCTGACTGCTCGGGCATTCGCCGCCAAGACCGGAGACGAGATCGATACCAACGCCGAGTTGCGCGCACTCGGCGCCTGCAACGTCATTGTCGGTCTGACACAAGGATTCCCGGTGAGTTCCAGCGGCAGCCGGACCGCGCTCGGCGTCGCCTCCGGGTCCGCGACACAACTTTACTCCCTGGTGATGCTCGCGGTTGTGGCCGTGGCAGTGACCATCGGCGGCCAGTTCATCGCGATGATTCCTTCAGCGGCACTTGGCGCGATCGTCGTCTTCGCCGCGATCAAGCTCATCGATATCGACCAGTTTCGCAGGCTGGCCCGATTTCGCCGCAGTGAACTCATCCTTGCAGTGGCCACCACCGTCAGCGTCGCGTCGCTGGGAGTTCTCCAGGGCGTCCTCGTCGCGGTGGCGTTGACCGTACTCGATCTGTTGCGTCGACTGGCCCGTGCACACGACAGTGTGCAGGGCTTTGTGCCTGGGCTGGCCGGAATGCACGACATCGACGACTACCCCGATGCCCGGCAAATCGCGGGGCTAATGGTGTATCGCTACGACGCTCCGCTGTGCTTTGCGAATGCCGAGAACTTCAGGAAGCGGGCCTTGGCGGCCCTGAACACAGGTCCTGAACCGGTGCGATGGTTTGTGCTGAATGCCGAGGCCAATGTCGATGTCGATTTGACCGCGTTGGAGGCGCTGGATCGTGTTCGGGCCGAATGCGAACGCCGCGGCGTCGTCTTCGCGATGGCCCGGGTCAAACAGGACCTGCGGGACGCCCTCACGGCTGCCGGGCTGCTCGACGTGATCGGCGAGGACCGCCTTTTCATGACACTGCCGACTGCGGTCGCGGCATACGAACGCGCACGAGACGGGAACGCTCCGCAGTGA